The following proteins are encoded in a genomic region of Ornithinibacillus sp. 4-3:
- the spoVT gene encoding stage V sporulation protein T, translating into MKATGIVRRIDDLGRVVIPKEIRRTLRIREGDPLEIFVARDGEVILKKYSPISELGHFATDYAEALFTSLQIPVLICDRDEVIAVAGGSKKDYLNKQISAFISEVIEKRNVTLVDEPGEIAIIADHEEEFSSYCISPIIANGDPIGCVMVLSKDGTQISEVEQKVAESAANFLAKQME; encoded by the coding sequence ATGAAAGCAACAGGAATTGTACGTCGTATTGATGATTTAGGTAGGGTTGTAATACCGAAAGAAATAAGACGAACACTACGGATTCGTGAAGGGGACCCATTAGAAATATTTGTTGCCCGCGATGGAGAGGTTATTTTGAAAAAATATTCTCCTATTAGTGAACTCGGTCATTTTGCAACTGATTATGCAGAGGCGCTGTTCACTTCTTTGCAAATTCCAGTTCTCATTTGTGATCGTGATGAAGTGATTGCAGTAGCTGGAGGTTCTAAAAAGGATTATCTAAATAAACAAATTAGTGCATTCATCAGTGAGGTTATTGAAAAAAGAAATGTAACATTAGTTGATGAGCCTGGTGAAATAGCAATTATTGCTGACCATGAGGAAGAATTTAGCTCCTACTGTATCAGCCCAATTATTGCTAATGGTGATCCAATAGGTTGTGTCATGGTTTTATCCAAAGATGGTACACAAATCAGTGAAGTAGAACAGAAGGTAGCTGAATCAGCAGCAAATTTTTTAGCAAAACAAATGGAATAA
- the pth gene encoding aminoacyl-tRNA hydrolase: protein MKCIIGLGNPGKKYENTRHNIGFMVMDALAKRHQWDFNQSKFNGVYALEHFNQEKVVLLKPQTYMNLSGESVRPLIDFYQIDVEDILVIYDDLDLPLGKIRLRQKGGHGGHNGIRSLIDHLGTKDFKRIRIGVGRPTSSIPVVKYVLNPFAKEEQEDVEISIQQSADACEAWLERSFVDVMNDFNK from the coding sequence ATGAAATGTATTATTGGTCTAGGCAATCCAGGTAAAAAATATGAAAATACTCGTCATAATATTGGGTTTATGGTGATGGATGCATTAGCAAAGCGTCATCAATGGGACTTCAATCAATCTAAATTTAATGGAGTTTATGCATTAGAACACTTCAATCAAGAAAAGGTTGTTTTATTAAAGCCACAAACATATATGAATCTATCGGGAGAATCTGTACGACCATTAATCGATTTTTATCAGATTGACGTAGAAGATATCCTTGTTATTTATGATGATCTTGATTTACCATTAGGGAAAATTCGCTTGCGTCAAAAGGGTGGTCATGGTGGACATAATGGAATTCGTTCTCTGATTGATCATTTAGGGACAAAGGATTTTAAACGAATTCGTATTGGTGTAGGCAGACCAACTAGCTCTATCCCTGTTGTAAAGTATGTATTAAATCCATTTGCTAAAGAAGAACAAGAAGATGTAGAGATTAGTATTCAACAATCGGCAGATGCGTGTGAAGCATGGTTAGAAAGAAGCTTTGTTGATGTTATGAATGATTTTAATAAATAA
- the spoVG gene encoding septation regulator SpoVG, protein MEVTDVRLRRVNSEGRMRAIASITFDHEFVVHDIRVIDGNNGLFVAMPSKRTPDGEFRDIAHPINSSTRAKIQDAVLEAYHQEGEEEVEYEEAGAS, encoded by the coding sequence ATGGAGGTAACTGACGTAAGATTGCGCCGTGTTAATTCAGAAGGAAGAATGCGTGCGATTGCATCGATTACATTTGATCATGAATTTGTAGTCCATGATATTCGAGTGATCGATGGAAATAACGGTTTGTTTGTAGCGATGCCATCAAAGCGTACTCCAGACGGTGAGTTTAGAGACATTGCACATCCTATTAATTCAAGTACACGTGCAAAAATTCAAGATGCAGTATTAGAAGCGTATCATCAAGAAGGAGAAGAAGAAGTAGAGTATGAAGAAGCAGGTGCTTCCTAA
- the purR gene encoding pur operon repressor gives MKRSHRLVALTNFFLENPSEHVQLPFFVETYKAAKSSISEDLDIIDEMFRHEGVGYLQRTPGAAGGVRFIPSASRDRNKAFIEKLCNQLADPTRILPGGYLYMSDILGNPQLVREIGRIFATAFADTKIDVIMTVATKGIPLAHAVATFLQVPVVIVRRDPIVTEGSSVSINYVSGSPQKIQTMVLPKRSLAEGANVCIIDDFMKAGGTIDGMKSLLDEFHANVAAIGVLAEADDEEDERIIQDYVSLVKISKLNMKKNLIEVTSGNFLQD, from the coding sequence ATGAAAAGAAGTCATCGATTGGTTGCATTAACAAATTTCTTTTTAGAAAATCCAAGTGAACATGTACAACTTCCATTTTTTGTGGAAACATATAAAGCAGCAAAATCCTCGATCAGTGAGGACTTAGATATTATTGATGAAATGTTTCGTCATGAGGGAGTAGGTTATTTACAAAGAACTCCTGGTGCAGCTGGGGGTGTACGTTTTATTCCATCTGCCTCAAGGGATAGAAATAAAGCATTTATTGAAAAATTATGTAATCAACTAGCAGATCCTACCAGGATTTTACCTGGAGGATATCTTTATATGAGTGATATTTTAGGGAATCCTCAGCTTGTGCGTGAGATTGGCCGTATTTTTGCCACAGCCTTTGCAGACACAAAAATTGATGTCATTATGACAGTGGCAACTAAAGGAATTCCATTAGCACATGCAGTTGCAACATTTTTGCAAGTTCCAGTAGTGATTGTAAGACGTGATCCAATAGTGACAGAAGGTTCCTCCGTTAGTATTAATTATGTTTCTGGTTCACCTCAGAAGATTCAAACGATGGTTTTACCAAAGCGAAGTTTAGCAGAAGGCGCCAATGTTTGTATTATTGATGACTTCATGAAAGCTGGAGGTACAATTGATGGCATGAAGAGTTTATTAGATGAGTTCCATGCGAATGTAGCAGCAATTGGTGTGTTAGCTGAAGCTGACGATGAAGAAGATGAACGAATTATTCAAGATTATGTTTCTTTAGTGAAAATATCCAAATTAAATATGAAAAAGAATTTAATTGAAGTGACTTCTGGGAACTTTTTACAAGATTAG
- a CDS encoding ribose-phosphate diphosphokinase, with protein MTSVCKDDKLKVITLNSNRKLAEEIAAHIGAPLSKSIVTAFSDGEIRINLEESVRGYDVYVVQSTSDPVNQHTMELLIMIDALKRASARSINIVMPYYGYARQDRKARAREPITAKLIANLLETAGATRVIALDLHAPQIQGFFDMPIDHLQGVPIIADYLKTKELEDVVVVSPDHGGVTRARRLAERLKAPIGIIDKRRPRPNVAEIMNIIGNIEGKTAILIDDIIDTAGTITLAANALIENGATAVYACCTHPVLSGPAIERIADSAIKELIVTNTIPLPEEKNIDKVTQLSVAPLIGEAIMRVHNKESVSSLFD; from the coding sequence ATGACATCTGTTTGTAAAGATGACAAATTAAAAGTAATTACATTAAATTCTAACCGTAAGTTAGCTGAAGAAATCGCTGCTCACATCGGTGCACCATTAAGTAAGTCTATCGTCACGGCATTTAGTGATGGAGAAATTCGAATTAATTTAGAAGAAAGTGTTCGTGGATATGATGTATATGTTGTACAATCCACTAGTGATCCAGTGAATCAGCATACAATGGAACTCCTAATTATGATTGATGCGTTAAAGCGAGCTTCTGCAAGATCAATTAATATAGTAATGCCATATTATGGTTATGCTAGACAAGATCGAAAAGCGCGAGCGCGTGAGCCAATTACAGCGAAACTAATTGCAAACTTATTAGAAACAGCTGGAGCAACTCGTGTTATTGCACTTGATTTACATGCACCACAAATTCAAGGATTCTTCGATATGCCAATTGACCATTTACAAGGTGTGCCAATTATAGCAGACTATTTAAAAACAAAAGAACTAGAAGATGTTGTTGTAGTTTCTCCTGATCATGGTGGAGTAACGCGTGCACGTCGTTTAGCAGAGCGATTAAAAGCACCAATTGGAATTATTGATAAAAGAAGACCACGTCCAAATGTAGCAGAAATAATGAATATTATTGGTAATATTGAAGGTAAAACAGCAATTTTAATTGATGATATTATTGATACAGCTGGAACAATTACATTAGCTGCTAATGCATTGATAGAGAATGGTGCTACAGCGGTATATGCATGCTGCACACATCCTGTATTATCAGGACCAGCTATAGAGCGTATTGCTGATTCGGCAATCAAAGAATTAATTGTTACTAATACAATTCCATTACCAGAAGAAAAGAATATTGATAAAGTGACACAGCTCTCTGTTGCACCATTAATTGGTGAAGCAATTATGCGTGTTCACAATAAAGAGTCAGTTAGTAGTTTATTCGATTAA
- the ispE gene encoding 4-(cytidine 5'-diphospho)-2-C-methyl-D-erythritol kinase, translating to MFLYEKAPAKINLSLDILGKRQDGFHDVEMIMTTIDLSDRVELHLLEKDTIKVSLESRFVPNDERNLAYQAANLLKKEYQVSQGVFIKIDKSIPVSAGLAGGSSDAAAVLRGLNKLWNLNISTEKLMQLGLCIGSDVPFCVYNGTALVTGRGEQVIPLPAPPSCWVILAKPNIGVSSKTIFHQINVEELWHPNTQRMVDALSAGDFAEMCEAMGNALESITFYNYPEVARIKEKMKKSGAYNVLMSGSGPTIYGLVEHEGQAQRVYNSMRGFCDEVYMVRIIG from the coding sequence ATGTTTCTCTATGAAAAAGCACCAGCAAAAATCAATTTATCTTTAGATATCTTAGGAAAACGTCAAGATGGTTTTCATGATGTGGAAATGATTATGACTACAATTGATTTATCTGATCGTGTTGAGCTGCACTTACTTGAGAAAGATACGATTAAGGTGTCTTTAGAGAGTAGATTTGTTCCAAATGATGAACGTAATTTGGCTTATCAAGCAGCGAATTTATTGAAGAAAGAATACCAAGTCTCGCAAGGTGTATTCATTAAAATTGATAAAAGTATTCCTGTGTCTGCTGGCCTTGCTGGAGGAAGTAGTGATGCAGCAGCAGTATTACGAGGATTAAATAAATTATGGAATTTAAATATTTCAACAGAAAAATTAATGCAGCTTGGATTATGTATAGGATCAGACGTCCCTTTTTGTGTTTATAATGGGACAGCCTTAGTAACGGGACGTGGAGAACAGGTTATTCCTTTACCAGCTCCACCATCCTGTTGGGTTATTCTTGCGAAACCAAATATAGGTGTATCATCTAAAACTATTTTTCATCAAATTAATGTGGAAGAATTATGGCATCCAAACACACAAAGGATGGTAGATGCGTTATCTGCTGGAGATTTTGCGGAGATGTGTGAGGCAATGGGAAATGCATTAGAATCTATCACTTTTTATAATTACCCAGAAGTAGCACGCATAAAAGAAAAGATGAAAAAATCCGGTGCATATAATGTCTTAATGAGTGGAAGTGGGCCGACAATATATGGATTGGTGGAGCATGAAGGACAAGCACAGCGAGTGTATAATAGCATGAGAGGTTTTTGTGATGAAGTATATATGGTAAGAATAATTGGCTAA
- a CDS encoding 50S ribosomal protein L25/general stress protein Ctc, with the protein MSLKLKASLREDLRSSATKELRNSGLVPAVVYGKGEEAKAVSVDSIELVKLIRDQGRNAIFSLDIEGGKPLQVMLHDYQAHALRDHLVHVDFFKVNLTEEMDVQVPVQLDGEPEGAREGGILQQSLYELQVRAMPNDIPEEISIDISALNIGDSISVEDLPKADLYTVLDEPDATIASVLPPALEEEEEEAPEAGTAEPELVDAESEENEEG; encoded by the coding sequence ATGTCATTAAAACTGAAAGCGTCATTGAGAGAAGATCTAAGAAGTTCAGCAACAAAGGAATTAAGAAATAGTGGACTAGTACCAGCAGTAGTATATGGAAAAGGTGAAGAAGCGAAGGCTGTATCTGTCGATAGTATTGAGCTAGTGAAATTGATTCGCGATCAAGGTAGAAACGCAATTTTTTCATTAGATATCGAGGGAGGTAAACCTTTACAGGTAATGTTGCATGATTATCAAGCTCATGCTTTGCGTGATCATTTAGTACACGTTGACTTTTTCAAGGTGAATCTGACTGAAGAGATGGATGTTCAAGTGCCAGTACAATTAGATGGAGAGCCAGAAGGAGCTAGAGAAGGCGGAATTCTGCAGCAATCATTATACGAATTACAAGTACGTGCTATGCCAAATGATATTCCAGAGGAAATTAGCATAGATATTTCTGCACTAAATATTGGTGATAGTATCAGCGTCGAAGATTTACCAAAAGCAGATCTTTACACAGTGTTAGATGAACCTGATGCAACCATAGCAAGCGTTCTTCCACCAGCATTAGAAGAAGAGGAAGAAGAAGCTCCAGAAGCAGGGACTGCGGAACCAGAGCTTGTAGATGCAGAATCTGAAGAAAATGAAGAAGGATAA
- the mfd gene encoding transcription-repair coupling factor has product MKGIHNFLKSQEDVQSIISGFTNGMQEQLASGLSGSARSLLISVINESIRRPILLVTHQLIQAQQLYDDLTEFSTDVYLYPVNELISSEMAAQSPELRGQRIDALTEWSNREKGILIAPVAALRRILPPRHYWNKYQLPFTVGEEINIKQYLTALVDMGYERATMVTSPGEFSQRGGIIDIYPVTEEHPIRVELFDEEVDSIRYFDANTQRSLDQKEQISIGPAKELLLTSEDMMAGANRIDTALAEALSKMKDDEAKEQLLQSSQYDLDRLKRLEHFQEMNKYIGYFYEQPASLLDYLPKDGLIIFDEMSRIQETALHLDKEEGEWYSDLLLANQVIRDSKFSFDWHTVWGNMEHARLYLSVFLRHIPNTQPQNIVNFSTRDMQEFHGQMNLFQNELQRWEKSGFSVILLAPNAERAEKIQSILADYHMGANVTTELQLPVQQPTIVVGNLQNGTEWPMHKLAILTEKELFKKSAARARKGRQKLSNAERIKNYQELKVGDYVVHASHGIGKYLGIETVSVNNLHKDYMLIKYAGDDKLFVPIDQIDLVQKYVGSEGKEPKLYKLGGTEWTKVKRKVQSSVEDIADDLIKLYAEREARKGYAFSKDTELQQEFEATFPYQETDDQLRCIEEIKQDMERERPMDRLLCGDVGYGKTEVAIRAAFKAVADGKQVAVLVPTTILAQQHFQTFQERFQDQAVEIGLLSRFRTRKQQTETIERIRKGQVDIVIGTHRLLSKDVQYYDLGLLVVDEEQRFGVKHKEKVKQIKTNVDVLTLTATPIPRTLHMSMLGVRDLSVIETPPENRFPIQTYVLDYNPMFMREVIEREMARSGQVFFLYNRVHDIDKMARELHALVPEARVAIAHGRMSEVELENIMLGFLEGEYDVLVSTTIIETGVDIPNVNTLIVYDADHMGLSQLYQLRGRVGRSNRVAYAYFTYKKDKVLTEVSEKRLQAIKEFTELGSGFKIAMRDLSIRGAGNLLGSQQHGFIDSVGYDMYTQMLKDAIEAKQAGKDIEETERFEPKLGLDVDAYIPETYIKDEKQKIDMYKQFHSLRSEEDMQELQDELIDRFSDYPKEVEALFSVSMMRMYAVRERVESIQEDKQKIELLLDEKRSSAVDGSKLFDLATSFGRAVQLGTEQSKLKITFRKSELKSAKYKAVETFLSKLHAVNRTE; this is encoded by the coding sequence ATGAAGGGTATTCATAATTTTTTGAAATCACAGGAAGATGTGCAATCTATAATTAGTGGCTTTACAAATGGGATGCAGGAACAGCTTGCATCAGGGTTATCAGGATCTGCAAGAAGTCTGCTTATTTCTGTTATCAATGAATCAATCCGCAGGCCAATATTGCTTGTTACGCATCAGCTTATTCAGGCGCAACAGTTATATGATGATCTAACAGAATTTTCGACGGATGTATATTTATATCCAGTAAATGAGTTAATTTCATCAGAAATGGCTGCACAGAGTCCAGAATTAAGAGGTCAACGAATTGATGCGTTAACAGAATGGTCAAATAGAGAAAAAGGTATTTTAATCGCTCCAGTAGCGGCATTACGGCGTATCCTACCGCCAAGGCATTATTGGAATAAATATCAATTGCCATTTACAGTCGGTGAAGAAATAAATATTAAACAGTATTTAACTGCACTTGTTGATATGGGCTATGAGCGTGCAACAATGGTTACATCTCCTGGAGAGTTTAGTCAACGTGGTGGAATCATAGATATATACCCAGTAACAGAGGAGCATCCTATTCGAGTGGAGTTGTTTGATGAAGAAGTAGATTCCATTCGTTATTTTGATGCGAATACACAGAGATCATTAGATCAAAAAGAGCAGATTTCTATTGGACCAGCAAAGGAGTTATTATTAACCTCTGAGGATATGATGGCTGGAGCCAATCGTATAGATACAGCATTAGCAGAAGCACTGAGTAAGATGAAAGATGATGAAGCAAAAGAACAATTATTACAATCGAGTCAATATGATCTAGATCGTCTAAAGCGTTTAGAGCATTTTCAAGAAATGAACAAATATATCGGTTATTTTTATGAACAACCTGCTAGTTTATTAGATTACTTACCAAAAGACGGATTAATTATTTTTGACGAGATGAGTAGGATTCAAGAAACAGCATTGCATTTGGATAAGGAAGAAGGCGAATGGTATAGCGACTTGCTTCTTGCTAACCAGGTGATTCGTGATAGTAAGTTTTCATTTGACTGGCATACTGTCTGGGGAAATATGGAACATGCACGTCTTTACCTATCTGTCTTCTTAAGGCATATTCCAAATACACAGCCTCAAAATATCGTTAATTTTTCTACACGTGATATGCAGGAATTTCATGGACAAATGAACTTGTTTCAAAATGAATTACAGCGCTGGGAGAAAAGTGGTTTTTCTGTCATTCTTCTAGCTCCTAATGCGGAACGTGCGGAGAAAATCCAATCTATTTTGGCAGATTACCATATGGGGGCTAACGTTACTACAGAGCTTCAATTACCTGTGCAGCAACCAACAATTGTTGTTGGTAATTTACAAAATGGTACAGAGTGGCCAATGCATAAACTGGCTATTTTGACAGAAAAGGAATTATTTAAGAAAAGCGCAGCTCGGGCTCGCAAGGGAAGGCAAAAGCTATCTAATGCGGAACGGATTAAAAATTACCAAGAGTTAAAAGTTGGTGATTATGTTGTGCATGCAAGTCATGGAATTGGAAAATACCTCGGCATTGAGACAGTCTCTGTAAATAATTTGCATAAAGATTACATGCTGATCAAATATGCTGGTGATGATAAATTATTTGTACCTATTGATCAAATTGATTTAGTACAAAAATATGTAGGCTCTGAAGGCAAAGAACCTAAGTTATATAAGCTTGGTGGAACAGAGTGGACAAAGGTTAAAAGAAAAGTACAGTCCTCTGTGGAGGATATTGCAGATGATTTAATTAAGCTATATGCAGAGCGGGAAGCAAGAAAAGGATATGCTTTCTCAAAAGATACAGAGTTACAGCAAGAATTCGAAGCGACTTTCCCGTATCAGGAAACAGACGATCAATTACGCTGTATTGAAGAAATTAAGCAAGATATGGAAAGAGAACGTCCTATGGATCGTCTCTTATGTGGAGACGTAGGATATGGGAAAACAGAAGTTGCCATTCGTGCAGCATTTAAAGCAGTAGCAGATGGGAAGCAGGTTGCAGTACTAGTACCGACAACTATACTGGCACAGCAGCATTTTCAAACCTTCCAAGAGCGTTTTCAAGATCAGGCGGTGGAAATTGGCTTGTTAAGCCGTTTCCGAACAAGAAAGCAACAAACGGAAACGATTGAAAGAATAAGAAAAGGTCAGGTAGATATTGTTATTGGTACACATCGCTTATTATCTAAGGATGTTCAATATTATGATCTAGGATTACTTGTTGTCGATGAGGAGCAACGTTTTGGTGTAAAGCATAAGGAAAAGGTAAAACAGATCAAAACAAATGTAGATGTATTAACCTTAACAGCAACACCAATCCCAAGAACGCTACATATGTCTATGCTTGGAGTTCGTGATTTATCTGTAATTGAAACACCACCAGAAAATCGCTTTCCGATTCAAACCTATGTACTTGACTATAATCCTATGTTTATGCGTGAAGTTATTGAACGAGAAATGGCAAGATCAGGGCAAGTATTTTTCCTTTATAATCGTGTTCATGATATTGATAAAATGGCTCGAGAATTACATGCACTTGTTCCAGAGGCTCGAGTGGCAATAGCACATGGACGTATGAGTGAGGTAGAGCTGGAAAATATTATGCTCGGATTCTTAGAAGGTGAATACGATGTTTTAGTAAGCACGACGATTATTGAGACAGGTGTAGATATTCCTAATGTTAACACGTTAATTGTGTACGATGCAGATCATATGGGACTTAGTCAATTATATCAATTACGTGGTCGTGTAGGCCGTTCTAATCGTGTGGCTTACGCATATTTTACGTATAAAAAAGATAAGGTACTTACAGAGGTATCCGAAAAACGTTTACAAGCAATTAAAGAATTTACAGAGCTTGGATCTGGATTTAAGATTGCAATGCGTGATTTGTCCATTCGTGGCGCAGGAAATTTACTAGGATCGCAGCAGCACGGATTTATTGACTCTGTTGGTTATGATATGTATACACAAATGTTAAAAGATGCTATTGAAGCAAAACAAGCAGGTAAGGATATAGAAGAGACAGAACGATTTGAGCCGAAACTTGGCTTAGATGTAGATGCCTATATTCCAGAAACGTATATTAAAGATGAGAAGCAAAAAATTGATATGTATAAGCAATTCCATTCTTTAAGGTCAGAGGAAGATATGCAGGAGTTACAGGATGAATTAATCGATCGTTTTAGTGATTATCCAAAAGAAGTAGAAGCATTATTCTCCGTTTCCATGATGCGTATGTATGCAGTGCGTGAACGCGTAGAATCGATTCAGGAAGATAAACAAAAAATAGAATTATTGCTTGATGAAAAGCGTAGTTCAGCAGTAGACGGATCAAAATTATTTGATTTAGCTACTTCTTTTGGCCGAGCTGTCCAGCTTGGCACAGAACAAAGCAAATTAAAAATTACATTTCGTAAATCAGAATTAAAGAGTGCGAAGTACAAAGCGGTAGAAACGTTCCTAAGTAAACTGCATGCAGTAAATCGTACAGAATAA
- a CDS encoding anti-sigma-F factor Fin, with amino-acid sequence MLIYQCVHCQHVLAEINQLYCDMSDLGIKQLSESERKTMVKQRDNGDIIVQTICESCEETLSKNPEYHGLDYFIH; translated from the coding sequence ATGCTTATCTATCAATGTGTTCATTGTCAGCATGTTCTTGCTGAAATAAATCAATTATATTGTGATATGAGTGATTTGGGGATCAAACAGCTATCTGAATCAGAGAGAAAAACAATGGTAAAACAGCGTGATAATGGTGATATTATTGTTCAGACGATTTGTGAGAGTTGTGAAGAGACATTGTCAAAAAATCCAGAGTATCATGGATTAGATTATTTTATACATTAA
- the glmU gene encoding bifunctional UDP-N-acetylglucosamine diphosphorylase/glucosamine-1-phosphate N-acetyltransferase GlmU, translating into MTKRFAVILAAGQGTRMKSKLYKVLHPVVGKPMVQHVMDQLSVVQLEETVTVVGFGAEKVIETIGDQCNFVIQEEQLGTGHAVLQVEELLKNREGTTIVVCGDTPLITGETYQALFEHHEKTGSKATILTAIAPNPTGYGRVIRNAENEVERIVEHKDASTEELSVKEINTGTYCFDNQALFQALQHVSNDNAQGEYYLPDVIEILKDASESVSAYLTPDFEETLGVNDRVALAQAEKTMKKRINESHMRNGVTIIDPDNTYIGLDVIIESDVVIHPGTVLHGKTTIHADAEIGPYAEITNSTIGEGSVIKQSVITDSQIGEQAEIGPYARIRPESILGNNVKIGHFVEVKKSTIGNDSKVPHLSYIGDAKIGTGVNIGCGAITVNYDGMNKFETKIEDNVFVGCNSNLIAPVTIGKDSYIAAGSTINQDVPEESLSIARARQLNKEGYASKIKKRK; encoded by the coding sequence ATGACAAAACGTTTCGCAGTTATATTGGCAGCAGGCCAAGGAACGAGAATGAAGTCAAAACTGTACAAAGTTCTTCATCCAGTAGTAGGAAAGCCAATGGTTCAACATGTTATGGATCAACTATCTGTTGTCCAATTAGAAGAAACAGTAACGGTAGTCGGTTTCGGCGCAGAGAAAGTAATAGAGACAATTGGTGATCAATGTAATTTCGTCATTCAAGAAGAACAATTAGGAACAGGACATGCAGTACTGCAAGTAGAAGAATTATTGAAAAACCGAGAAGGAACTACAATTGTTGTATGTGGAGATACACCATTGATTACTGGTGAAACATACCAGGCACTTTTTGAACACCATGAAAAAACAGGTTCTAAGGCAACTATTTTAACTGCAATAGCGCCAAACCCTACAGGATACGGTAGGGTCATTCGTAATGCTGAAAATGAAGTAGAACGAATTGTTGAGCATAAGGATGCAAGTACTGAAGAACTATCAGTAAAAGAAATTAACACAGGCACTTATTGTTTTGATAATCAAGCTTTATTTCAAGCTTTACAGCATGTTTCGAATGATAATGCACAAGGTGAATACTATTTGCCTGATGTAATTGAAATTTTAAAGGATGCATCAGAATCTGTATCCGCATATTTAACACCAGATTTCGAAGAGACATTAGGTGTAAATGATCGAGTTGCATTAGCGCAAGCAGAAAAAACAATGAAGAAGCGCATTAATGAATCTCATATGCGTAATGGCGTAACGATTATTGATCCAGATAATACATACATTGGTTTAGATGTAATCATTGAATCGGATGTTGTAATACACCCTGGAACTGTACTTCATGGAAAAACAACGATTCATGCAGATGCAGAGATAGGTCCATATGCTGAAATTACAAATAGTACAATTGGTGAAGGGTCTGTGATTAAGCAAAGTGTGATTACAGATAGTCAGATTGGAGAGCAAGCAGAGATAGGTCCATATGCTCGTATTCGTCCTGAATCTATACTCGGCAATAATGTGAAGATAGGACATTTTGTAGAAGTAAAAAAATCAACTATTGGAAATGATAGTAAGGTACCACATTTAAGTTACATAGGCGATGCAAAAATTGGTACAGGAGTTAATATTGGCTGTGGAGCAATTACAGTAAATTATGATGGTATGAATAAGTTTGAAACAAAAATAGAAGATAATGTATTTGTTGGCTGCAACTCAAATTTAATTGCACCCGTAACTATTGGAAAAGATTCGTATATAGCTGCAGGTTCAACAATTAATCAAGATGTACCAGAAGAATCTTTATCTATTGCTCGTGCAAGACAATTGAATAAAGAAGGCTACGCATCAAAAATAAAGAAAAGAAAATAA